One window of the Triticum dicoccoides isolate Atlit2015 ecotype Zavitan chromosome 3B, WEW_v2.0, whole genome shotgun sequence genome contains the following:
- the LOC119276252 gene encoding putative cytochrome c oxidase subunit 5b-like: MWRRLQTLAPALRRAAAAAGAAPSPASARAAPLSTAVAAFRRTGLLLSADKPAASGTSVEDVMPIATGLEREELEAELQGKKRFDMDPPVGPFGTKEAPAVIESYFDKRIVGCPGDEGEDEHDVVWFWLKKDEPHECPVCSQYFVLKVIGDGGNPDGHDDDDDGHHH; this comes from the exons ATGTGGCGCCGCCTCCAAACCCTAGCCCCCGCCCTCCGCCGCGCTGCCGCCGCAGCCGGCGCGGCCCCCTCCCCGGCCAGCGCCCGGGCCGCTCCCCTCTCCACGGCGGTCGCGGCCTTCCGCCGCACTGGGCTCCTCCTCTCTG CGGACAAGCCGGCGGCGTCAGGGACGAGTGTGGAGGACGTCATGCCCATTGCCACGGGGTTGGAGCGCGAGGAGCTCGAGGCGGAGCTCCAG GGGAAGAAGCGCTTCGACATGGATCCTCCTGTCGGTCCCTTTGGTACCAAG GAGGCACCGGCCGTCATTGAGTCCTATTTTGACAAGAGAATAGTAGGTTGCCCTGGTGATGAAGGAG AGGATGAGCATGACGTCGTATGGTTCTGGTTGAAAAAAGATGAGCCACATGAATGCCCAGTCTGCTCACAATACTTTGTG CTTAAGGTCATTGGTGATGGTGGAAATCCAGATgggcatgatgatgatgatgatggtcatCACCACTAA